Genomic segment of Pochonia chlamydosporia 170 chromosome 1, whole genome shotgun sequence:
ATACACAATGAATCCTGCCAAGCAAGTTTCCTGTTGTGAATGGCATGATGGATATTCGAAGTTGAGTGACCCGGCTCGGCTTATTATCGGCTAAATGCAGACTGACGTATAGAATACAGGGAGGttgagctggctggtgctCACTTGAGCAAGTGGTCAGGCACGGCCGACCTCAGCCAAAGCTGGGCTCCATGCCAGCAGTGGGTCTTCAATCCACGTCTCATCTGGTTCCCAAAACCTTGACCACGCTTCCAGCTCTAGACACTTATACCCAGACAAACGCACGACACAATTCTCGTCCACCGGCTTCGCTGCGGCTCGTTACTACGGCTGTGTTGAGACGGTCCGTCTTTCGCCTCGATCCTTCCTCGCGGCCCTGGCGCTCACGATTAAGGTCCAGAGCATGGGGGATGGATGACCGCTAAACCTGGCATCCAGAGGCTTTGTCGCGCGACCACGAAGCGGCATCATCCGATTCAAGAGCACTCTCGACCTCATGCCCTTGCAATTTCATTTTCGTCGTACAACGTGACAAGCAGACAGACCGTTTAATTGATGCGATCCTTGATATCGATTTCCATTGTCGAATAGGAACACGAAGCAACTACCTTAGGCTGCGGCCGCGACAAACGTCGCTGCAATGAGCTCCAATCTGTCCGTCCCGGAGCAGATCCGACAGCTCAATGATGCGCGAAAGCTGGTGCTTGGCGATGTTAAGTATTATCCGAGTGTTGTGAGAGGTCTTCTTCCGATCATTGGTCCCAATGCGCACATCGAGCTTCGACGATGGGGGGCCGAGTTTTTGGCAGAGGCGTTTTCAACGCCTGCGCTGCCAAAtggggagaaggagacgatGCAGTTGTACGTGCTGGCGACCGTGGAGTCGCTTCTGGAGAATGAGAGGGAGGACCCTCAGGTTTTGCGGAGTGTTATTCAGACAGCAGCCAGTATTTACCCGCTTGCATTGCGGTGGATGTAAGTTGGAAGACGCGCTTGTCCTTTGAGGGGTGAATGTGGCAACAGGAGTGCGAGCTAATCGATGAAATTTTACAGAATAAATAACGGATACGATACGGTCACATGGGACAAGATGTTGAGCATTAAACAGAGAATACTGCGACTATGGGAAAACGCAGTCCCTTCGGTGCGAATCAGCTGTATAAAGTTCGCCCAAAGAGTCGTTCTTGCGCAGACCGTCTCAACGGGTGCTGAATATCGAGTGCGTATTATACAACTCTACTTGAGCTTCATTTTCGTGAAACTTACCCTGATTACAGCATGCTGGAACTCTTGATGTCTCACTAGACAAGGTTCCCCCTAATCATCAGTCGCTCGATCCTAGAAATCTCGAGGCTGAAGCTTCCGGACTTCTTGATCGTATGCTTGGCGTTTTACAGGAGAGCACGTACGTCTAGTGGTATTCCCTCTCTCTCGTTGATGGAGCTAATTTCAAGATAGTGACGCTCTCGTTGTTGACGCTACACTCAACTGTCTGTCAATCCTTGTACGAACCAGACCTGCGACTTCCAGCCGAATTATCAACGCCCTTCTTAGCTTCAACCCCCTACAATTAGCAAACTCTCCATTGACACCGAGGAGTAAAGTCATGATAAAGTCCATGGAGAAGACTGCGAGATTATTACTTTTGCATCTCACCAAGCGGGATCCTCATAATCCCATTGTACCGAGgatacaccaacacattgAACGTACCATgcgcatggtgatggaagtCTTGGACGACTCTGGCAGAAAGCGACCACTAGATGCTCAACAACATGACGGCTATGACGCCAAACGACAGCGAGTAACTGGGTCACATATCCCACAAATCCCATCCCTTGGGCCTGGGCCACACAGCTTGGCCGATATATTTACACTCGTAGGCCACGATGGTTTAAAGTCGTTTGACTTGTCACAGGTCCCGGCTGCCATGGTAGCAAAGGTTACTGTCACTGCATTGTCACGAATAGACCCTCAATTATTGTCCAAGGCCGTTGACGGCGTTCGGGCAAGGCTGACTACATTAGCTAATGCTCCCGCTCCGGAATTAAACCCCAATACTGCGCCGCTGGGtgtcgatgacgacgatgacgactATGAACCTGATTTCTATCAAGCGGAAGATACCGAGCAAATTCTGAACAAGCTGGACGGTGCATCGCCATCACTACCCTCGGAACTGACTGCTCTGGATGGCGGACTGTCCCTTACATCATTCAGCTTACCCCAACCGCCCCAGCTTACACCAGAATTGGCGCTGAGCGCTGGAAGCGGAACCGTAGCAAAGGTGGTTGACATGATGAAATCACTGGAGGAACCCGCcgcgaagaagaacaaagcCGGTTTCATCCGATTGGCAGCCAGCTCAGGGAGCAAAGATGCCTGGATGACCATATTGACTCGACTTGCAACACGAGCTTCCACTGGATTGGAGGAAATTTCTGTCAaaggagaggaagacgaaTCATTACGACAACCGTGTCTAAGCAGCAATATTCGAGAAGTCCTGTATAACTACGTCATGGAGGATTTTCGAAAACATATCGATGTCGCTGTGTCATGGCTCTGTGAGGAGTGGTATAATGACAAAATGCAAGCTCGATTGGGCGGCGATCACCCAAAGAATTACGAGAAGAATACATTGCGACTGATAAATGGGTTTCTTCCGTACCTACACCCGCAAGACAAGATCTTGACAAGATTCCTAAGCGAAATACCGGAGCTTAATCGTGCAATGCTTTCTAGAGTCAAGGACATGTGTCGGGACCCTAGCGTCACGCAACTGGCCCTGACGAGTTTGCTGTATCTGGCGATGATGCGACCTCCTGTGAAAGAACTAGCCCTCGACACTGTACAGGATATTTGGACGGAATGTAAGTTCCAGACCCCTTTGTCATCTTTCAGCCATTTCTTCAGCCTTTTGCTAATGATTCGACTAGTCGAGGATGCCAGACCAATGGCGGGCAAGTACTTGTCCAAGTACCGGCCTGGATTCGTGGAGGCGGCCgaagccaatgccaacagaGACAACTCCGGTTTGGAATCGTCAGGAACGGCCATTGCAACATAATATGAGGATTAAGTGACATTCTTCGCGCATATACATATTTCTTTATCCAGCTATTTGAGGGTCTTAAGCCCGTCTCGAACAGAACAGGGTTAATCGGGATGGCCTTGGGGAGGGGGCTTGCACATGCAAATTAAAAACACTTTTTGAGTTACCACATGAGGCATTTCATGGGCGTTCACTTGGGAAAGAGGCACAAGTATTTTGGGGGTTCTTGAAATTCTACGGCTCTGTTTGTCGACCCTGGCTTAAGCGGGCGAAGAATGGTGGGAAGGCGGTAGATACAAAAAGCAGCAGCGTAGTAGTCCCAGGACCAGGTCTTGGGAACTGTGTGTACACATACATCCATGATTGGCGGTTACTGTAGTCAAATAGAGTATGTTTTGCTGCCCTGAAGCGAGAGATGATGAGGCTCTGCCAAGTCTGCATGTTTAAGATGCAGCAATGCGATCGTTTTAGTGATAGTGGAAGCGGGTGCCGCTCGGACAGAGAAGGCCTGATGTTCTGTGCTTTTGAGTGACCTGTCTTAAACAAAGGTATTGTTTCAGCGAGGAACGCTGTGCGGCCATGCGAGACCGCAGGATTTCATGTAGAACAAATATTTACACGGGACGGCCACCGGATAAGGATGCAGCTGTATCGTGAGTTTGCGCAACCATGTAACCAAGATGGTCTTTTGAGCAGGACAACGCGTCTATATGACTTTGTTTGAAACGGTTGACCTCCTGCCTGCCTCCCGAGGTAGGTAGGTTGGTATGATGGGCCATCAATGACTTTCTATGTAAATTGGATCAAGAAGATGGGAGAACAGGGGGCATGTTTTATCAAAACGCGTTGGAAACACAGATAACCTACCAAAGTACCTGCGATAGTCACAGAGCAGAAACTTCAAGGGGACTCACTTGCCATGCAATGACATGGTTGCCCTGCCATAGTTCCTACGGAGCGAGCATTGATCAATTCAAATTGGTCCGAAGTTGGTCTGCGCCACAGCCAAAGCCCACCGCAAGCTAGTGGCGACTTCATGTCCCGACTTGGCCAGGGACTGGGTGTCCTGCATTATGCATGCGGTGCCCCTGGCTATAttttttgttgtttggcttgatgggatgggatgggatgggggaCGCGGGACGGGGGAGGCGGAGGTGGACGGACGCGATGGGAGGAGGCCTGACGTCGATCCACatgcagaacaagaaagtT
This window contains:
- a CDS encoding mRNA cleavage and polyadenylation specificity factor complex subunit (similar to Aspergillus flavus NRRL3357 XP_002385407.1), which codes for MSSNLSVPEQIRQLNDARKLVLGDVKYYPSVVRGLLPIIGPNAHIELRRWGAEFLAEAFSTPALPNGEKETMQLYVLATVESLLENEREDPQVLRSVIQTAASIYPLALRWIINNGYDTVTWDKMLSIKQRILRLWENAVPSVRISCIKFAQRVVLAQTVSTGAEYRHAGTLDVSLDKVPPNHQSLDPRNLEAEASGLLDRMLGVLQESTDALVVDATLNCLSILVRTRPATSSRIINALLSFNPLQLANSPLTPRSKVMIKSMEKTARLLLLHLTKRDPHNPIVPRIHQHIERTMRMVMEVLDDSGRKRPLDAQQHDGYDAKRQRVTGSHIPQIPSLGPGPHSLADIFTLVGHDGLKSFDLSQVPAAMVAKVTVTALSRIDPQLLSKAVDGVRARLTTLANAPAPELNPNTAPLGVDDDDDDYEPDFYQAEDTEQILNKLDGASPSLPSELTALDGGLSLTSFSLPQPPQLTPELALSAGSGTVAKVVDMMKSLEEPAAKKNKAGFIRLAASSGSKDAWMTILTRLATRASTGLEEISVKGEEDESLRQPCLSSNIREVLYNYVMEDFRKHIDVAVSWLCEEWYNDKMQARLGGDHPKNYEKNTLRLINGFLPYLHPQDKILTRFLSEIPELNRAMLSRVKDMCRDPSVTQLALTSLLYLAMMRPPVKELALDTVQDIWTEFEDARPMAGKYLSKYRPGFVEAAEANANRDNSGLESSGTAIAT